DNA from Anaerolineae bacterium:
ATCATTTCAAGACGCCGGACCAACGCTTCGGGGTCAGTTCGCCGCTGTGGGATTGGGTGTTCCGCACCCTGCCGGCGGATTAGATCCCATTATCGCGCACGTACTGTTGGAGCAGAAGTGCCTCGTCCAGCACGGCCTGCAGGGCCTGCGGGATGTGCGCCGCCTCTTGCGCCCGGGCGGCGGCCTCCAGGCGGGCGGCGGATCGCTGTAGGCGGAGCGCTCCCACGGTGGCGGCGCTCCCCTTCAGGGCGTGCGCGGTGGTGCGCAGTGCCTCCAGATCGGAATTACCGAACGCCTCCCGCAGTCGGGCCAAATGGCCTTCCAGGTCTTCCATAAACATGTGCAGGTAGCCGGCATACATCGTGCGGTCCAGGCCCCAATCGCGCATGACGCCGTCAATGTCCAGGATGGCCGGCGGGGCCGCTTCCTCTGCCGGCGACTGGGCCGGTGCGGGCGCGGAGGGCGTTCGGCGCAGTGCCGATTCCACGGCCCGCAACAGCTCCTGCCGGCGGATGGGCTTGGCCACATAGTCGTTCATGCCGGCGGCCAGACAGCGCTCGCGGTCTCCGCTCATGGCATGAGCGGTCATGGCGATGATGGGGAGGTCGCGCCAGCGGGGGTCGGCGCGTATCGCCGCAGTGGTCTGGTAGCCGTCCATCTCCGGCATCTGCACGTCCATCAGGACCAGGTCGATTTCCGGGTGCGTTTCGAGTATTTCCAGGGCATGCCGGCCGTTTTCCGCCGGCAGGACCTGACAGCCGGCGCGGGTGAGCAGTGCTTCTGCCACGCGCCGGTTCACCGGGTTGTCCTCGACCAGCAGGATATGGGCGCCGGCCGCCGCTGGCGCTTCGAGGGGGGCCGGCTCTTCGGCGCCCGGCGCCGGCAGTCCCTCCGCGCGTTCCAGGTGGACCGTGAAGATAAAGGTGCTTCCCTGTCCGACCTCGCTCTCCACCTCAATGCGGCCGCCCATCATCTCGACCAACTGCTTGCAGATGGCCAATCCCAGGCCGGTGCCGCCGTACTGCCGGCTCATGCTGGAATCCGCCTGGGAGAA
Protein-coding regions in this window:
- a CDS encoding response regulator, with translation MEFRRRLPVSRFPWWTGQILRLHSVLLESAEDLPPEAESERTFFEQQQLRAFLSVPMSAGQRAMGVIILEYLRPEAERPSEDLIALLRIIGDIFANAIQRRKAEEELRAAKEAAEAASRAKSAFLANVSHELRTPMNAILGLTELTLDTPLQAEQREYLEMVHSSAESLLALLNDLLDLSKIEAGRLELERAAFDPRQIVREVAEMMRQRAERKGLALHLELDPDLPAGLIGDPVRFRQIWVNLVDNAIKFTQQGAVTLKALVLENASDSVTLCGVVSDTGIGIPPDKQDIIFESFSQADSSMSRQYGGTGLGLAICKQLVEMMGGRIEVESEVGQGSTFIFTVHLERAEGLPAPGAEEPAPLEAPAAAGAHILLVEDNPVNRRVAEALLTRAGCQVLPAENGRHALEILETHPEIDLVLMDVQMPEMDGYQTTAAIRADPRWRDLPIIAMTAHAMSGDRERCLAAGMNDYVAKPIRRQELLRAVESALRRTPSAPAPAQSPAEEAAPPAILDIDGVMRDWGLDRTMYAGYLHMFMEDLEGHLARLREAFGNSDLEALRTTAHALKGSAATVGALRLQRSAARLEAAARAQEAAHIPQALQAVLDEALLLQQYVRDNGI